The genomic segment ATGCTCTGGGACATCGGCCCCTGTCCCTGTCTCACCTCCATTCTTAATGTCCTCCCACACCTCTGCTCCCACCACGCTTCTGTGTGTACTTGCTGGCCCTCGAAATGCAGGCACTCTCTTACTCCAGGGCTTTCcacctgctgttccctctgcctgcagcCCTCTCCCATCTGACCCCTCGCCTCCTTCAGGTCTTTTCTCAAATGCCCCCTTCTCAGTGAGCCCTCCCCACTCTCCTGATCTAGATCAGACTCCGTATCATTCTCTGTCCTTTCAATTAGCTTTATCTTGCTCCATTacccttaccttttttttttttttttttggctgcaccacacagcatatgggatcttagctcaccaaccagggattgaacctgtgctccttgccatggaagtgcagagtcttaaccactggactgccaaggaagtcctttGCTTccaaatttaatatttatctttatttactcATGTACTGTGAGCTCCATGATGGCGGGGCCTGGACTGTCTTGGTCACTGTTTATACCGGCCAGCACAGGTATAAATAAATctctcttgaatgaatgaatatcctTCTCTTGTCCTGAGCCCTGTTCCCAAGCCTATCCTGCTCCCTGCTCCTCCAGGCAGCTGACCAATGGCCCTTTATTTGGGTTCTGACatgctccctcctcctcctcctcaggccTCACTTGGAGAAATCTCTTTATCTCCAAACTCTGAAATGTTCTGTCCTGCTCTCTCTCTACTCTATATGACCAGGGGCTTCCCAAAGACAGTGATTGTTCAATAATTAATTTCTCCTTCCACTTTCCCCTTGAATCATAGACTTTTACTCCCTTGTTGGAAATAATCCTAACTTCTTTGTCTTTACCTTCTGGAAACTTAATCTATCGGTCCCCTCCTCTAGGAAGCCCTTTCCATCCCCCAGACTGAGACAGAGGCCTTCTTGggttcccccagcccctgggctcCCATCTGAGCCCTGCCCACTCTGGAGCATCACCCTCCCAGGATAGATCTGTCTCTTCCATTGGAATGGGAGCTGTGAGGACAGAGCCAGGGCCACCATTTGTCACTGCCAGGTCACTAGCACCACCCAGCACAGGGCTTGGCACAGTTCTACTGAATTATCAGGGGGTCATGGCAGAGGATGATGGCTGATCAGTGACACATCAGCCTCactgttttcctattttcttacattttatgaATAATAACAGGGCCTTATTTACATACAATTTGCATACACTGGgccagaaaggaagggaggggaggttAGACGGGAGGAGTAGGGCCTCTGCAGGATTCGAGGTTCACTGTGCCGGCGGCAGCATCTTCAGCTGCACCTGGTCCCCCTGGGCGAGCGGAGCTGCCACCCAGCCAGCTGCCATGGCCTTGGCCACGCTGTTCCTCTTGGAAGTGAGCGGGGTCTCCAGGGTGAGCGAGGCGTTGGCCATCTCCTGGGGCTTGTTGCTGGCCAGAAAGCGGAGCAGGTGGTGTAGGGCCTTGGCCACATCACTGCGGGCACCCTCGTTGACGAGGCAGTAGAGAATGGGATCAGCCACGCAGTTGAGGCTGGTGAAGGCCAGCGAGCTGTGATAGGCTGAGAAGACACGCTCCTCAAAGCCACAGTCCCGGGGGCGGCGCAGGTAGACGGCGCTCCGCGACAGCAGGAGCACATGGTAGGGTGCGAAGCAGACCAGCACGATGGCGATGAGGCTGAGGGCCAGCCTCTTGATCTTGACCTTCTCCTGGCGCTCGGTGGACACGCTGCCCCGCACAGCCCGCAGGATGCCGCGGTACGACAGCAGCATGAGGGCCCAGGGGAAGAGGAAGCCCACGAAGACTCGGTAGAGGTTCATCCAGGCCACCCAGCCCTCCATGGGGAACTTCTCGAAGCAGAAGGTGTGGTTATAACGGTCGCGGAAGAGCTCGTCATGGAACAGGGGTGCCGAGTTGGCGCCCAGCTCCGTGGCCCAGACCACGGAGCTCACGGCCACGGCCGTCTTGACACGACGCAGGCGGGTGAACCGCAGCGGGTGGGCCACGGCTAGGTACCGGTCCACTGAGATGCAGCACAGGAAGGCGATGCTGATGTAGATATTGGTGTAAAAGATGAACCCAAAGAGCTTGCAAGACCCAGGGCCGTGGATCCAGTTGTCGTGGTGCAGGAAGTAGTCCACCCACAGCGGCAGCGTGCAGATGTACAGCAGGTCAGCGATGCTGAGGTTCATCAGGTACACGCCCAACTCGTTGCGTTGCCTCACCTGGCGGTAGGCAGCCCACAGGGCCAGGCAGTTGGTGGGCAGCCCCACGCCGATGACGAAGATGTAGAGGGAGGGCGGGAAGAGGTGGTCCACGCGGGAGTCCACGTGGCAGCCCTCCAATGTGCGGTTGCCCATCCTTGGCACTGGGTCTTTCGGGGTGCTTCCCCTGGCCCACGGGGGCTATGGGGCCACGGGGGGCGGGAGGCCATCAGGCCCCCCTGAGCCCCCTCCTTGGAGGCTCAGGGGAACATGGTGGGAGGCAGTTCACGGGTAAGAGAATGAGGCGGACTGCGAATTGTGGGCCAGACTGGGCAGAGAAGGACAGAGGCTTCAGAGAGAAAAGTTGGAGAAAGGATAGAATTACCACAGGAGGGAGGTTTGGGGGTGGCAGGATTAACACAGACCTTTGTCCAGGAGGTTTTATAGACCCAACCGGAGCATAAATGGGAGAGTACTGGGGTAAGACACGATTGACCAAGGGGAGTGTTTACAGGGGAGATGAAGGCATCAGTGGGCagtggtgagagagagagatttgtggAGGATGTAGAAAGTAAGCGTGGCTATGCTGATGTAACAGTGAGGTGAAATGTACTAGAAGGTGCAGGAAATGTATGGGGTAGTGTTGAGATAGGGTAGTTCACAGTTTGGGAGTGGAGGAGACCAGGCCAGATGGATGGGGGTGCTGACACCTCCTAGGACCCCAgtaagaaataaggaaataaggGAGGTAACCAAAGAGGCGAAGACCACAAAAAAGGGGGGGTGTCCTATGAGggatgaaagagaaggaagactCAGTCTGGGGAATGTGGGAAGGGttttaaagaaacaggaaagtggTGAGTAAGGGCTCTATCAGCACAGGGTAACCAATACAGGAAATTTAAAGGGACATGGGAGGGGCTCCAGCTTGGTCCTGGTGGGGGCTGAGCAGTTGAGAGGAGGTGGCCCTGCTTCACAGTTCAAAGCTGACTCTGTGGTACCTGTGGGGAAAGAGAACTGCCGTGAGAGGTCTCAGGGACTTCCCTCTGCTCCCCACACCCTTTTGTCATTGACTCTAGTGAGCTCCAGAGGGTAGGCACCTTAATGATGCTTAATCTAAGCAACACATCACTGAAAACACAGATCTGAGATGTTAGTTATATTTTTTCCCTAattgtttctttaaaactttcttcCAGAAACCATATAAAACTGGCACAAGTCTCATATCATGCCTTGGGAAATGCTAAACTAGTCTCACCTACCGTATTATAGACATAGAGACAGGGCCCAGAGAGGCTGGGTCACTTCCTTCAAGGATGTACAGCAAGGCAGTGATGGAACCAGGGTAGAACCAGCTTCCTACTCTTAACCCAGGGCACTGAATTCTtgacaatgatgatgatggtggtgataataacaactaaaatttttttgagtCCTATTACATAGCAGACCTTGTCTTTAGCACTTTAtggctgtgaattttaaattttcaagaacCTTATGAGGAAAGTACTGTTATTCC from the Capra hircus breed San Clemente chromosome 18, ASM170441v1, whole genome shotgun sequence genome contains:
- the GPR4 gene encoding G-protein coupled receptor 4, with the translated sequence MGNRTLEGCHVDSRVDHLFPPSLYIFVIGVGLPTNCLALWAAYRQVRQRNELGVYLMNLSIADLLYICTLPLWVDYFLHHDNWIHGPGSCKLFGFIFYTNIYISIAFLCCISVDRYLAVAHPLRFTRLRRVKTAVAVSSVVWATELGANSAPLFHDELFRDRYNHTFCFEKFPMEGWVAWMNLYRVFVGFLFPWALMLLSYRGILRAVRGSVSTERQEKVKIKRLALSLIAIVLVCFAPYHVLLLSRSAVYLRRPRDCGFEERVFSAYHSSLAFTSLNCVADPILYCLVNEGARSDVAKALHHLLRFLASNKPQEMANASLTLETPLTSKRNSVAKAMAAGWVAAPLAQGDQVQLKMLPPAQ